A genomic region of Candidatus Eremiobacteraceae bacterium contains the following coding sequences:
- a CDS encoding multicopper oxidase domain-containing protein, giving the protein MRLTWAAAFAAIVGSTVFLTCASPSQARTRTYYIAADEVVWNYAPSGEDLIAQKPLPPLAPMQLGWSFHKAIYREYVDGTFRTLKPRSPEDAYLGLLGPVIHAEVGDTVVVVFRNNARFPLTVHAHGLFYTKSSEGAPYQDGVSGWNKNGDSVPQGQTFTYTWQVPERAGPAAGDGSSVVWMYHSHQDEVGDVNTGPIGPIVVTAKGMAKPDGSPKDVDREIFAMFAQFDESSSRYFQANISDPHINPRHVKPPGNFATSDDDMWTINGYSFGNMPVPSMRIGERVRWYLLSTMSDFDFHAPHWHGNTVVVNGMRTDMAQLGPMAMTVADMTPDNAGTWLFHCHVNIHLAGGMVARYRVQP; this is encoded by the coding sequence TTGAGATTGACTTGGGCTGCCGCGTTTGCGGCGATCGTCGGAAGCACCGTATTTCTGACATGCGCGAGCCCGTCACAGGCGCGCACGCGGACGTACTACATCGCGGCCGATGAGGTCGTCTGGAATTACGCTCCGAGCGGAGAGGACCTCATCGCGCAAAAACCGCTGCCGCCGCTCGCACCGATGCAGCTCGGATGGTCCTTCCACAAGGCGATCTACAGGGAGTACGTCGACGGCACGTTCCGCACATTGAAGCCGCGATCTCCCGAGGATGCGTATCTCGGTCTGCTGGGGCCCGTCATCCACGCAGAAGTCGGCGATACGGTCGTCGTGGTGTTTCGCAACAATGCAAGATTCCCGTTGACGGTGCACGCGCACGGACTGTTCTACACGAAATCTTCCGAGGGAGCGCCGTATCAGGACGGCGTTTCCGGCTGGAACAAAAACGGCGACAGCGTGCCGCAAGGTCAGACGTTCACGTACACCTGGCAAGTGCCGGAGCGCGCGGGACCGGCCGCTGGTGACGGCAGTTCGGTCGTGTGGATGTACCACTCGCACCAAGATGAGGTGGGCGACGTCAACACGGGGCCGATCGGGCCCATCGTGGTGACGGCGAAGGGCATGGCGAAACCCGATGGATCGCCGAAGGACGTCGATCGCGAGATATTTGCCATGTTCGCCCAATTCGATGAGAGCTCGAGCCGCTATTTCCAGGCCAACATCAGCGACCCGCACATCAATCCGCGCCATGTCAAACCGCCCGGGAACTTCGCCACCAGCGACGACGACATGTGGACGATCAACGGATATTCATTCGGCAACATGCCGGTTCCGAGCATGCGCATCGGCGAGCGGGTCCGCTGGTATCTGCTTTCGACCATGAGCGACTTCGATTTTCACGCGCCGCATTGGCATGGGAACACCGTCGTGGTGAACGGCATGCGCACCGATATGGCGCAGCTGGGGCCGATGGCGATGACCGTCGCCGACATGACTCCGGACAATGCGGGCACGTGGCTGTTCCACTGCCATGTCAACATCCATCTCGCCGGAGGGATGGTAGCCCGTTACCGGGTGCAGCCATGA
- a CDS encoding penicillin acylase family protein → MAAFLAAVIVVAFVAFVWVVRAPLPKVDGSIAVAGISAPVTIRRDDRGIPHVTAQTETDIFFGDGYASAQDRLWQMDVLRRESEGRLSQIFGSIALPLDRYYLTLGLAAKATSDAAHLDARTRADFDAYAAGVNAYAAGSEPALEFRLLGYRPAPWTAADSLAIVKLMEQRLDDEADTIAVRAKLAAKIGDAAMRSLTNDSVPELERPVPGYGSVSRRTSGRTQSAAPRDVTAWTPAFAAPAGAERVPDSGSNGWTVSGKRTTTGLPVLSNDTHLEHSVPSTWWVVQLKGAGFDVEGFTIPGLPGVTLGHNERIAFGVTSAYGAAQDLFAERFRGPTSDEYRVGSSWLRAVHRVEHIPVKGKPDATLDVLETIHGPIVKREGAKAYALSWTALRDSDPSRGQGDLDRASDWAQFRAAVSELVGPNLNFVYADVDGHIGYQDAGRLPVRQGFDGWLPADGSDPRFRWSGDVPFAKLPHAFDPPDGFLASANNALTSPAYSPQLSTALYAPPYRVQEITRLMAMTPFRRPSEYGAMQSNSIDIPDAELAALTISALKESQDAELSLIRTELANWNGRAEIQDRNVTFLTVERDDLTRDLLEPKLGSLYTQYKAHFHPITAVARALSGDRSLAPLGVTRASVVAAIPKAVREAVVDLKLKPGQGIDSLRPWGDVDAAIFDHPLGAVWPLNALLNFKPLPQPGDPFTIFQAKPDFGPSMRLVADTHDWDNSSMVLTVGESGHYSDEHYDDQMQDWVNNVYRRTPFSDDAVARATRHTLVLQPLH, encoded by the coding sequence GTGGCCGCGTTCCTCGCGGCCGTCATCGTCGTTGCCTTCGTCGCATTCGTCTGGGTCGTCCGCGCGCCGCTTCCTAAGGTCGACGGGTCGATAGCCGTCGCAGGCATCTCTGCGCCGGTCACCATTCGCCGCGACGACCGCGGCATACCGCACGTCACCGCACAGACCGAAACGGATATCTTCTTCGGCGACGGGTACGCGAGTGCGCAGGACCGTCTCTGGCAGATGGATGTCTTGCGCCGCGAATCCGAGGGGCGTCTTTCACAGATATTCGGTTCGATCGCGCTGCCGCTCGACCGTTACTACTTGACATTGGGCCTCGCGGCAAAGGCGACGTCCGATGCCGCGCATCTCGACGCGCGCACGCGCGCCGACTTCGACGCATATGCCGCAGGAGTCAATGCCTACGCAGCGGGGAGCGAGCCCGCTTTGGAATTCCGCCTGCTCGGCTATCGACCGGCGCCGTGGACCGCCGCAGACAGTCTCGCGATCGTGAAGCTCATGGAGCAGCGGCTCGACGACGAAGCCGATACGATAGCGGTTCGAGCAAAACTTGCGGCCAAGATCGGCGACGCAGCGATGCGCTCGCTGACGAACGACAGCGTGCCCGAACTCGAGCGCCCCGTGCCGGGCTACGGATCTGTCAGCCGCAGGACGTCGGGGCGGACGCAAAGCGCCGCGCCACGCGACGTCACCGCGTGGACTCCGGCATTTGCCGCGCCGGCCGGTGCCGAGCGCGTGCCCGATTCGGGTTCAAACGGCTGGACCGTCTCCGGAAAGCGGACCACGACCGGTTTGCCCGTTCTCTCGAACGACACGCATCTCGAGCATTCTGTGCCCAGCACATGGTGGGTCGTCCAGCTCAAAGGCGCAGGCTTCGACGTGGAAGGATTCACGATTCCGGGTCTGCCCGGCGTGACGCTTGGCCACAACGAACGAATCGCGTTCGGCGTGACGAGCGCATACGGCGCCGCGCAAGATCTGTTCGCCGAAAGATTTCGCGGGCCGACTTCCGACGAATACCGCGTCGGTTCATCATGGCTGCGCGCGGTGCATCGCGTCGAACACATCCCGGTCAAAGGCAAGCCGGACGCGACGCTCGACGTGCTGGAGACGATCCACGGTCCGATCGTCAAGCGCGAAGGTGCAAAGGCGTACGCGCTTTCTTGGACCGCCCTGCGCGACTCCGATCCTTCGCGCGGTCAGGGCGATCTGGATCGAGCGTCGGATTGGGCGCAATTCCGCGCAGCCGTCTCCGAACTCGTGGGCCCGAATCTCAATTTTGTCTATGCGGACGTCGACGGCCATATCGGCTACCAGGACGCGGGTCGTCTTCCGGTGCGGCAAGGCTTCGACGGATGGCTGCCGGCCGATGGATCCGATCCGCGCTTTCGCTGGTCCGGCGACGTGCCGTTCGCAAAGTTGCCGCACGCGTTTGACCCGCCGGACGGATTTCTCGCAAGCGCTAACAATGCGCTGACGTCGCCCGCGTATTCGCCGCAGCTTTCGACCGCGCTCTACGCGCCGCCGTATCGCGTTCAAGAGATCACGCGCCTCATGGCCATGACGCCCTTTCGCAGACCGAGCGAGTACGGCGCGATGCAGTCGAACTCGATCGACATTCCGGATGCAGAACTCGCGGCGCTGACGATCTCGGCCCTCAAAGAATCACAGGATGCAGAACTTTCACTGATTCGGACCGAGCTTGCCAACTGGAACGGCCGCGCAGAGATCCAGGATCGAAACGTCACGTTTCTCACCGTCGAGCGTGACGACCTGACTCGCGATCTCCTCGAACCGAAGCTCGGATCGCTCTACACGCAATACAAAGCGCATTTCCATCCGATCACGGCTGTCGCCCGAGCGCTGAGCGGCGATCGCTCGCTCGCGCCGCTCGGCGTGACCCGCGCGAGCGTCGTCGCCGCCATCCCCAAGGCTGTTCGCGAAGCCGTCGTCGATCTTAAATTGAAACCCGGGCAAGGCATCGACTCTCTCCGTCCGTGGGGCGACGTCGACGCCGCGATCTTCGACCATCCGCTCGGCGCGGTGTGGCCCCTGAATGCGTTGCTGAATTTCAAACCGCTGCCCCAGCCCGGTGATCCATTCACGATCTTCCAGGCCAAGCCCGATTTCGGCCCGTCCATGCGTCTGGTCGCCGATACCCACGACTGGGATAACTCGTCGATGGTCTTGACCGTCGGCGAGTCAGGTCACTACAGCGACGAGCATTACGACGACCAGATGCAGGACTGGGTCAACAACGTCTACCGGCGCACCCCATTCTCCGACGACGCCGTCGCCCGGGCGACGCGCCACACGCTTGTCCTGCAGCCACTTCACTGA
- a CDS encoding AAA family ATPase → MPAASQLEVFLFGQPRVLAGDHVLKFAKHQLSLSLLAYLVVHRGESVSRPFLAFTLFPDEPEETALAELRRYLSLMNKALPKLPDGGLWIASDADSVSWNPAAECFVDVAEFERLAKEPESLPQAVDLYRGDFMDNSYDDWVVTIRERLRSTYLAALGRLILLHRSRREFSDAVRYAQRLLAAEPFREDALRQLMAARYGSADASGALAEFDRFAEKLRAEMRVEPMPETVAVRDAILRNAVLPGALDAPVAQDSNHRQAFRGLPFVGRGQQLDHLRMMWGRAARGAGSVVFVGGEAGIGKTRLLSEFALIVDSEGGRVAVGSTSYPEAAPYQCVVDALRGALPALKMDPADRASLAVLAQVLPELGAQIPGLGVPPPLAPEREATRLLDALARYAIEFARVRPAMLGLEDLHWAGNSTIDSLIAIARRASRSALLVIATFRDEDIESGHPLRAAIRDLTGQRLASHLTLGRLGRDEIRGLLQTMPAASLAPSEDSADDLYGASEGNPFFLNEAIAELAERRAGNVETGRARPSSSTAVVASRIARLSPNARAVAEIAAVAGQAFNIEVVRQVSGLDPSLVSDGMNELLDRAIIRDAGSRSRFDYAFSHHLIADAIYQSIDAPARTRRHARAAVVLERSVGESRDEIARDLAFHFELGGLPEQATGWYAIAARRSANLFANEEALEFAEKAIAGTPDAAARIPLVQLAEDLRSRRGDREGQRRDIDMLERLVDESNCDARTAAKLRADILRRRIKLARSLGASDEETKLIDELCSAARKSGDAAERADAALQQATHLLLQSRSRDSVPHARRAFKLYESSGQVAKQIECLWLLVDAATNLGDYKAAHKSLALLRTLAAESGDRAAQARALAVIATEALLHQRYRECYDFTREALALNVELGDREAEAASRARIAVTAAWLGLYEEAVAEFSSALDTYALIGHRRGLATTLTNKTILAMRLGLFEEAKNLIARSNELLEVVRERRTIVANAVNMSFINLHLGDARAAREFAARALAEAREIDFPVFEAAALANLGNAERVLGAHEEAIAHMNAGITIRRHVQEPGDFADDLSDLGLAYLQAGKLDDARSAADELSKIASRSLDGAFWPQYIHWVLSQVYKACGDRRRAEEAGALAVSALEEFAAKIGQPAMREAFLAIDINRDILASART, encoded by the coding sequence ATGCCCGCGGCTTCGCAATTGGAAGTGTTCCTCTTCGGTCAACCGCGCGTGCTCGCCGGCGACCACGTGCTGAAATTCGCGAAGCATCAGCTGTCGCTTTCGCTCTTGGCGTACTTGGTCGTGCACCGAGGCGAGTCGGTTTCGCGGCCGTTCTTAGCCTTCACGCTCTTCCCCGACGAGCCCGAAGAAACAGCGCTCGCCGAACTGCGCCGCTACCTCTCATTGATGAACAAGGCCCTCCCAAAGTTACCGGACGGCGGACTTTGGATCGCGTCGGACGCCGACAGCGTGAGCTGGAACCCAGCTGCCGAATGCTTCGTCGACGTGGCCGAATTCGAGCGGCTCGCAAAGGAACCAGAATCGCTCCCGCAGGCAGTGGACCTCTACCGCGGCGATTTCATGGACAACTCGTACGATGATTGGGTTGTCACGATTCGGGAGCGGCTGCGCTCCACGTATCTCGCCGCGCTCGGCAGATTGATCTTGCTGCATCGAAGCCGGCGCGAATTCTCGGATGCGGTCCGGTACGCGCAGCGGTTGCTCGCCGCAGAACCTTTCCGCGAAGATGCGCTCCGCCAACTCATGGCCGCTCGTTACGGGTCGGCTGACGCATCGGGCGCGCTCGCGGAGTTCGATCGATTCGCCGAAAAACTCCGCGCCGAAATGCGCGTCGAACCCATGCCGGAGACCGTGGCAGTGCGCGACGCCATTCTACGCAACGCCGTGCTTCCCGGCGCGCTCGACGCACCCGTAGCGCAAGATTCCAACCACAGACAAGCGTTTCGAGGGTTGCCATTCGTCGGACGAGGACAGCAACTCGACCACTTGCGGATGATGTGGGGCCGTGCCGCACGCGGCGCCGGATCGGTCGTCTTCGTCGGCGGCGAGGCTGGAATCGGCAAGACGCGGCTGCTGTCCGAATTCGCGCTGATCGTCGATTCCGAAGGCGGTCGCGTGGCCGTCGGATCGACCTCCTATCCGGAGGCGGCACCGTATCAGTGTGTTGTGGATGCGTTGCGCGGTGCGTTACCGGCGCTGAAGATGGATCCCGCCGATCGGGCTTCCCTCGCCGTTCTCGCGCAAGTCCTCCCGGAACTTGGCGCGCAAATTCCGGGCCTCGGGGTCCCGCCTCCGTTGGCGCCCGAGCGTGAAGCGACTCGCCTGCTCGACGCGCTTGCCCGCTACGCGATCGAGTTCGCGCGCGTTAGGCCCGCGATGTTGGGACTAGAAGATCTTCATTGGGCCGGAAATTCCACGATCGATTCCTTGATCGCGATAGCTCGTCGCGCATCTCGATCGGCTTTGCTCGTGATCGCCACATTCCGCGACGAGGACATCGAGAGCGGGCACCCGTTACGCGCGGCGATCCGCGATTTGACGGGTCAGCGCTTGGCAAGCCACCTCACGCTTGGGAGATTGGGTCGCGACGAAATCCGCGGGCTGCTCCAGACGATGCCGGCCGCATCGCTTGCCCCTTCAGAGGATAGCGCCGACGATCTCTACGGCGCAAGCGAGGGCAACCCGTTTTTCTTGAACGAAGCGATCGCAGAACTAGCGGAGCGCCGCGCCGGCAATGTCGAGACGGGGCGAGCGCGCCCGTCTTCGAGCACGGCGGTCGTCGCGTCGCGCATCGCGCGGCTCTCCCCAAACGCTCGCGCTGTCGCTGAAATCGCCGCCGTCGCCGGCCAGGCGTTCAACATCGAGGTCGTGCGCCAGGTGAGCGGTCTCGACCCGTCTCTCGTAAGCGACGGAATGAACGAACTGCTCGATCGTGCGATCATCAGAGATGCAGGTTCGCGAAGCCGGTTCGACTACGCGTTTTCCCATCACCTCATCGCCGATGCGATCTATCAATCTATCGACGCGCCGGCGCGCACGCGACGCCACGCCCGGGCGGCGGTCGTGCTCGAACGATCGGTCGGCGAGAGCCGCGACGAGATCGCGCGCGACCTCGCGTTTCATTTCGAACTGGGCGGCCTTCCGGAGCAAGCGACGGGGTGGTACGCGATCGCCGCGCGCAGGTCGGCAAACCTCTTCGCCAACGAAGAAGCGTTGGAATTTGCGGAAAAGGCGATCGCGGGCACGCCCGATGCCGCCGCTCGCATACCGCTCGTCCAGCTCGCCGAAGACTTGCGAAGCCGGCGCGGCGATCGGGAGGGTCAACGCCGGGATATCGATATGCTGGAGCGGCTCGTCGATGAAAGCAACTGCGACGCACGAACGGCGGCGAAGCTGCGCGCCGATATCCTGCGCAGGCGCATCAAACTGGCACGCAGCCTCGGTGCGTCGGACGAAGAGACGAAGCTTATCGACGAGCTGTGCAGTGCGGCGCGCAAATCGGGCGACGCCGCTGAGCGTGCGGATGCCGCGCTGCAGCAAGCGACGCACTTGCTCTTACAAAGCCGCTCGCGAGACTCCGTGCCGCACGCGCGCCGCGCTTTCAAACTCTACGAGTCGAGCGGCCAAGTCGCGAAACAAATCGAGTGCCTTTGGCTGCTCGTCGATGCCGCGACCAACCTTGGCGACTACAAAGCCGCGCACAAGTCCCTGGCCCTCCTGCGCACATTGGCTGCGGAGTCTGGCGACCGCGCGGCGCAAGCACGCGCGCTCGCCGTCATCGCCACAGAAGCGCTGCTGCATCAGCGCTACCGCGAATGCTATGATTTCACGCGCGAGGCTCTCGCGCTCAATGTCGAACTCGGCGACCGAGAAGCGGAGGCGGCATCGCGCGCACGGATCGCGGTCACGGCAGCGTGGCTGGGACTCTACGAAGAGGCCGTCGCCGAGTTCTCCTCCGCGTTGGACACGTACGCTTTGATCGGGCATCGCCGCGGCCTTGCGACGACGCTGACGAACAAAACGATATTGGCCATGCGTCTCGGGCTCTTCGAAGAAGCGAAGAACCTCATCGCTCGCTCGAACGAGTTGCTCGAGGTCGTGCGAGAACGGCGGACGATCGTGGCGAACGCCGTGAATATGAGCTTCATCAATCTGCATCTCGGCGACGCGCGCGCGGCACGAGAGTTCGCCGCTCGCGCGCTTGCCGAAGCGCGCGAGATCGATTTCCCGGTCTTCGAGGCGGCCGCTCTTGCGAATCTAGGAAACGCGGAGCGCGTGCTTGGCGCTCACGAAGAGGCGATCGCGCACATGAACGCTGGAATCACGATTCGCCGTCACGTGCAAGAGCCCGGCGACTTCGCCGACGATCTGTCCGACCTTGGGCTCGCATATCTCCAGGCCGGGAAGCTCGACGACGCCCGCTCCGCGGCCGACGAGTTGTCGAAGATCGCCTCGAGGTCGTTGGATGGGGCGTTCTGGCCCCAATACATCCACTGGGTGCTATCGCAGGTCTATAAGGCCTGCGGTGACCGCCGGCGCGCGGAGGAGGCGGGCGCTCTTGCGGTGAGCGCCCTCGAGGAATTCGCCGCGAAGATCGGCCAACCGGCGATGCGCGAGGCGTTCTTAGCCATCGACATAAACCGCGATATCCTGGCCTCCGCTCGCACGTGA
- a CDS encoding multicopper oxidase domain-containing protein, whose amino-acid sequence MKKLIALAVVFVAGMLFFVAPAAARDRVHYIAADDVLWNYAPQNRNIISGKPLRALRSAQLGWVYHKAIYREYTDGSFTQLLPVPISDRYLGLTGPTIHAEVGDTIVIVFRNNTNLSVDIAPGGAVSTPKPTAVKPGATRTYRWSVTAADGPTAMDTSSIVWAYISDVQQATVDSAALIGPLIVTRRGDARADGSPVDVDQEIVTLFSSQLEDQSPLVTQNLQDRVVNARGISSHAKTFTGDNAFPSINGYVYGNMPMPAIHARARVRWYLLTTMNGFDGHTPTWSGETVVFQGNRADAVPLVFHQDVVDMIPDNPGVWLLMCSKDDHASLGMEARYQVLP is encoded by the coding sequence ATGAAGAAGCTCATAGCTCTTGCCGTCGTCTTCGTCGCGGGCATGCTCTTTTTTGTCGCGCCGGCCGCTGCGCGTGACCGCGTTCACTACATCGCAGCCGATGATGTGCTCTGGAACTACGCACCGCAGAACCGGAACATCATCTCGGGGAAGCCGCTCCGTGCCCTCCGCTCCGCACAACTAGGCTGGGTCTATCACAAAGCGATCTATCGTGAGTACACGGATGGGTCATTCACCCAGCTCTTGCCCGTTCCGATATCCGATCGCTATCTCGGTCTCACGGGACCGACGATTCACGCCGAAGTCGGCGATACGATCGTCATCGTGTTTCGCAATAACACGAACCTTTCGGTGGACATCGCACCAGGCGGTGCGGTCTCCACACCAAAACCTACGGCGGTGAAACCGGGTGCCACGCGCACGTATCGCTGGTCCGTCACCGCTGCCGACGGGCCCACCGCGATGGATACAAGTTCGATTGTCTGGGCGTATATCTCCGACGTCCAACAAGCCACGGTCGATAGCGCCGCGCTCATCGGTCCGCTGATCGTCACGCGCCGCGGAGACGCTCGTGCCGATGGGTCGCCGGTTGACGTCGACCAAGAAATCGTCACGTTGTTCTCGTCGCAACTCGAAGATCAAAGCCCGCTCGTCACCCAGAATCTCCAAGATCGGGTCGTCAATGCTCGAGGTATCAGCTCTCACGCGAAGACCTTTACCGGCGACAACGCGTTCCCGTCGATCAACGGATACGTCTACGGCAACATGCCGATGCCGGCGATTCACGCTCGCGCGAGAGTCCGCTGGTATCTGCTTACAACGATGAACGGCTTCGACGGCCACACCCCGACATGGAGCGGTGAGACGGTTGTCTTCCAAGGCAATAGGGCCGACGCGGTGCCGTTGGTATTCCATCAGGACGTCGTGGACATGATCCCGGACAATCCAGGTGTTTGGCTCCTGATGTGCAGCAAAGACGATCACGCGTCGTTGGGCATGGAGGCTCGCTATCAAGTGTTGCCGTGA
- the nth gene encoding endonuclease III, translating into MAARLGGGTRTRRARSDGRGARTRELAARRAAILKILRATYAGARTALRFRSDFQLLVAVMLSAQCTDARVNMVTPKLFERYPNAEAMAALNPSDIEPLIMTCGLFKSKARNIIAASRLIVERHGGRVPKTMDELIALPGVGRKTANVVLSVAFDTPAIAVDTHVFRVANRLGLTRARTPVQTETQLMRVIPESDWSDAHHWLIHHGREICHARNPECARCPLLALCPSAKKFR; encoded by the coding sequence GTGGCTGCGCGACTTGGTGGCGGAACTCGAACGCGACGGGCTCGTAGCGATGGACGCGGTGCGCGGACTCGTGAACTTGCCGCAAGACGCGCTGCGATCTTAAAAATCCTGCGCGCCACGTATGCCGGCGCGCGAACCGCTCTGCGCTTTCGGTCGGACTTCCAGCTGCTTGTAGCGGTCATGCTCTCCGCGCAGTGCACGGACGCGCGCGTGAACATGGTGACGCCGAAGCTATTCGAACGGTATCCGAACGCCGAAGCCATGGCGGCGCTCAATCCGTCGGACATCGAACCGCTCATCATGACGTGCGGCTTGTTCAAATCGAAGGCGCGGAATATCATCGCAGCAAGTCGGCTGATCGTGGAACGTCATGGCGGTCGCGTGCCGAAGACCATGGACGAACTGATCGCGCTCCCCGGCGTAGGGCGAAAGACCGCGAACGTCGTGCTTTCGGTGGCCTTCGACACGCCGGCGATCGCCGTCGATACGCATGTGTTCCGCGTCGCCAACCGGCTGGGTCTCACGCGCGCACGCACGCCGGTGCAGACCGAGACGCAGTTGATGCGCGTGATTCCCGAAAGCGATTGGTCTGACGCGCATCACTGGCTCATCCATCACGGGCGAGAGATCTGCCATGCGCGCAATCCGGAAT
- a CDS encoding DUF72 domain-containing protein, producing the protein MEARVWLGTQGWHYKDWVGNFYPFGTQARDMLTEYGRALSTTEVDSTYYATPPARSVEGWRRRTPQSFKFGLKTPSEITHVRRFRDADAQFDEFVDRARLLGDKLGAILVQCPPDFDPTPENRGALFHFMAHKLPKDCPIALELRDGRWYDDDLFTLARRHGFAIAATEGKHATLSLATQIADELVRDPPAPFAYLRWLGDRALTVFDRVQIERTESLDVWQRLIARLRRTVRDIYGYVNNHYQGHSPATIRALAARLGEEVPPESTAPRLF; encoded by the coding sequence GTGGAAGCGCGCGTCTGGCTCGGGACTCAGGGCTGGCATTACAAAGACTGGGTCGGCAACTTCTATCCGTTCGGCACCCAGGCAAGAGACATGCTGACCGAATACGGCCGCGCGCTCTCGACGACCGAAGTCGATTCGACCTACTACGCGACGCCGCCGGCCCGCTCGGTCGAAGGCTGGCGCAGGCGAACGCCCCAGTCGTTCAAGTTCGGACTGAAGACGCCGTCCGAGATCACGCACGTCCGCAGGTTTCGCGACGCGGACGCGCAGTTCGACGAATTCGTCGATCGCGCGCGTTTGCTCGGAGACAAACTCGGCGCCATTCTCGTGCAGTGTCCGCCAGACTTCGACCCGACCCCGGAGAATCGCGGCGCGCTCTTCCATTTCATGGCGCACAAACTCCCCAAGGATTGCCCGATCGCGCTCGAACTGCGCGACGGGCGCTGGTACGATGACGATCTCTTCACACTTGCTCGCCGCCACGGGTTTGCGATCGCCGCGACGGAAGGCAAACACGCCACACTGTCGCTTGCCACACAGATCGCGGACGAACTCGTGCGCGATCCTCCTGCGCCGTTCGCCTATCTTCGATGGCTCGGCGATCGTGCGCTCACGGTCTTCGATCGCGTGCAGATCGAGCGCACTGAATCCCTCGACGTGTGGCAACGGCTCATCGCGCGTCTACGTCGCACCGTGCGCGACATCTACGGCTATGTGAACAATCACTACCAGGGGCATTCGCCTGCAACGATCCGGGCGTTAGCGGCGCGGCTTGGCGAAGAAGTCCCGCCCGAGTCCACGGCGCCGCGGCTTTTCTAA
- a CDS encoding FAD-dependent monooxygenase, whose protein sequence is MKVSSMEEFDAVVVGGGMAGLSAGVFLGRAGVRTCLLDASESSLRRVERVNNYIGFPDGIGGAELLERGREQAVRFGVRVLDANVASIALDSPGFAVRTGTHDIRCRFMILASNKRTDLASGLGLALGGHGGRFVSVDEDGRTAVPGCFAAGRITGKPSQAVVAAGDGARVAIAIIQELRGGYYVDHDT, encoded by the coding sequence ATGAAGGTCTCATCAATGGAAGAATTCGATGCGGTGGTTGTCGGAGGCGGAATGGCCGGCCTCTCCGCCGGCGTATTCCTGGGGCGGGCCGGCGTGCGGACCTGCCTGCTTGACGCAAGCGAGTCGAGCTTGCGCCGAGTCGAGCGCGTGAACAACTATATCGGTTTTCCGGACGGCATCGGCGGAGCGGAACTGCTCGAGCGCGGTCGAGAACAGGCAGTGCGTTTCGGCGTCCGCGTCCTCGACGCAAACGTCGCGTCAATCGCGCTCGATTCGCCGGGCTTTGCGGTGAGAACCGGCACGCACGATATCCGATGCCGGTTCATGATCCTAGCCTCGAACAAGCGGACCGATCTCGCAAGCGGACTCGGCCTTGCGCTCGGCGGCCACGGCGGGCGCTTTGTATCGGTAGATGAAGACGGCCGCACGGCGGTGCCGGGGTGCTTTGCGGCCGGCCGGATCACCGGTAAACCGAGTCAGGCTGTGGTCGCTGCGGGGGACGGGGCGCGCGTGGCGATCGCGATTATCCAGGAGTTGCGCGGCGGATACTACGTGGACCACGACACGTAG